A stretch of the Rhizomicrobium sp. genome encodes the following:
- a CDS encoding thioredoxin domain-containing protein: MNRLATETSPYLLQHKDDAVAWYPWGPEALAAAQAQNKPIHLSIGYSACHWCQVMGEESFSDPQTAAVLNAEYINILVDREERPDVDQVYQAAANLMGNAGGWPLTIFLDTARVPFFVGTYFPKEERAGLAPPLSRVLGDLRRLREERAADLTTASENIKRELTSLWHRDMRGPIDANTLDSAAIRIAQRFDIFFGGVVGQQNKFPSATQLEVLWRAFLRTGMGQFMQVVSTTMDNILLGGLCDHVGGGFYRYCVDERWLVPHFEKTLVDNAQILELITGLWQFNRNPLCAARAAETVEFLLRDLKNGAAFAAGISSDSEGQTGKYYLWSEAEVDAALAGTFIAKFKAAYNVVRDGAFNGKNVLQRLGSPAPFPQPEADEALLAKQRSLLLKARQGRTPPPRDDKVLADWNGIAIAALANAGSAFEQTAWVQAAIEAFEFVVKTMGDGDRLYHSWIGGKRGARGFADDYAHMARAAIALYEAVGDKRYLDQARRWTRVLNEQFWDKERGGYLFTAEDGESMIVRARMVFDQPAPSANATMIKVLTCLMMATGDASYSERLNQLVGAFAGEAQRAFISMGAYFSGLEFGMSGLQLVVIGPLNHPKTHELTAAILGRALPNRFLTVLAPDDAFPEGHPMHGRGMQNGQPTAYVVQRGQVSAPVTNPVTLSQMLQLPPPRPQPGQRPQ, from the coding sequence ATGAACCGCCTCGCCACCGAAACGAGCCCCTACCTGCTGCAGCACAAGGACGATGCCGTCGCATGGTATCCCTGGGGTCCCGAGGCGCTGGCCGCGGCCCAGGCGCAGAACAAGCCCATCCATCTGTCGATCGGCTACAGCGCCTGCCACTGGTGCCAGGTGATGGGCGAAGAGAGCTTCAGCGATCCGCAGACCGCGGCGGTGCTGAACGCCGAATACATCAACATCCTCGTCGACCGCGAGGAACGCCCCGACGTCGATCAGGTCTACCAGGCGGCCGCCAACCTGATGGGCAATGCCGGCGGCTGGCCGCTCACCATCTTCCTCGATACGGCGCGCGTGCCCTTCTTCGTCGGCACCTATTTCCCCAAGGAAGAGCGTGCCGGCCTCGCACCGCCGCTATCGCGCGTGCTGGGAGACCTACGGCGCCTGCGCGAAGAGCGCGCCGCGGACCTCACGACCGCGAGCGAGAACATCAAGCGCGAGCTCACCTCGCTGTGGCATCGCGACATGCGCGGCCCGATCGACGCCAACACGCTCGACAGCGCCGCGATCCGCATCGCGCAGCGCTTCGACATCTTCTTCGGCGGCGTCGTCGGCCAGCAGAACAAATTCCCCTCCGCCACCCAGCTCGAAGTCCTGTGGCGCGCCTTCCTGCGCACCGGCATGGGCCAGTTCATGCAGGTCGTCTCGACCACCATGGACAACATCCTGCTCGGCGGCCTCTGCGACCATGTCGGCGGCGGCTTCTATCGCTACTGCGTCGACGAGCGCTGGCTCGTGCCGCATTTCGAGAAGACCCTGGTCGACAACGCCCAGATCCTCGAACTCATCACCGGCCTCTGGCAGTTCAACCGCAACCCGCTCTGCGCGGCGCGCGCGGCCGAGACCGTCGAATTCCTCCTGCGCGACCTGAAGAACGGCGCCGCCTTCGCCGCCGGCATCAGCTCCGACAGCGAAGGCCAGACGGGCAAATACTATCTCTGGTCCGAAGCCGAAGTGGACGCCGCGCTGGCCGGCACCTTCATCGCCAAGTTCAAGGCCGCCTACAACGTCGTGCGCGACGGCGCCTTCAACGGCAAGAACGTCCTGCAGCGCCTGGGCTCGCCCGCGCCGTTCCCGCAGCCCGAGGCCGACGAGGCGCTGCTCGCCAAACAGCGCTCGCTGCTGCTCAAGGCGCGCCAGGGCCGCACCCCGCCGCCGCGCGACGACAAGGTCCTCGCCGACTGGAACGGGATCGCCATCGCCGCGCTCGCCAATGCCGGCAGCGCCTTCGAGCAGACCGCCTGGGTCCAGGCGGCGATCGAAGCCTTCGAGTTCGTCGTCAAGACGATGGGCGACGGCGACCGTCTCTACCATTCCTGGATCGGCGGCAAGCGCGGCGCGCGCGGCTTCGCCGACGACTACGCGCATATGGCCCGCGCCGCCATCGCGCTCTACGAGGCGGTGGGCGACAAGCGCTATCTCGACCAGGCGCGGCGCTGGACCCGGGTGCTCAACGAGCAGTTCTGGGACAAGGAGCGTGGCGGCTACCTGTTCACCGCCGAGGACGGCGAGAGCATGATCGTCCGTGCACGGATGGTCTTCGACCAGCCGGCGCCCTCGGCGAATGCGACGATGATCAAGGTGCTCACCTGCCTGATGATGGCGACCGGCGACGCGTCCTATTCGGAGCGCCTCAACCAGCTGGTCGGCGCCTTCGCCGGCGAGGCGCAGCGGGCCTTCATCTCGATGGGCGCCTATTTCTCCGGCCTCGAATTCGGCATGTCGGGGCTGCAGCTCGTCGTGATCGGCCCGCTCAACCATCCCAAGACGCATGAGCTGACCGCCGCGATCCTCGGCCGCGCCCTGCCGAACCGCTTCCTCACCGTGCTCGCCCCCGACGACGCGTTCCCCGAAGGCCATCCGATGCATGGCCGCGGCATGCAGAACGGCCAGCCCACCGCCTATGTCGTCCAGCGCGGCCAGGTGTCCGCGCCGGTCACCAATCCGGTGACGCTGTCGCAAATGCTTCAGCTGCCGCCGCCGCGGCCGCAGCCGGGACAGCGGCCGCAATAA
- a CDS encoding dienelactone hydrolase family protein, protein MAGQDVRIKSSPDGEFGAYLASPASGRGPGVVVIQEIFGVNKVMRALADEFAARGYFALCPDLFWRLEPGVQLTDHSDADWKRAFDLMGRFDQDAGVKDIQNSINYLRHSVTGCTGKVGAVGYCLGGLLAYLTAARTDADASVGYYGVNIQDKLGEAARIKKPLMLHIAAKDEYVPPPAQKAIVDGLKGNALITVHTYLEMNHAFARPGGAHYDKACADLANGRTATFFRQHLS, encoded by the coding sequence ATGGCCGGTCAGGACGTCAGGATCAAAAGCAGCCCCGACGGGGAGTTCGGCGCCTATCTCGCCTCGCCCGCCTCGGGGCGCGGCCCGGGCGTCGTCGTCATCCAGGAGATCTTCGGGGTCAACAAGGTGATGCGCGCGCTGGCCGACGAATTCGCGGCGCGCGGCTATTTCGCGCTGTGCCCCGACCTGTTCTGGCGACTCGAGCCCGGCGTGCAGCTTACCGATCACAGCGATGCCGACTGGAAGCGCGCCTTCGACCTGATGGGCCGCTTCGACCAGGACGCCGGGGTCAAGGACATCCAGAATTCGATCAACTACCTCCGGCATTCCGTCACCGGCTGCACCGGCAAGGTCGGCGCGGTGGGTTATTGCCTGGGCGGCCTGCTCGCCTATCTCACCGCGGCGCGCACCGATGCGGACGCCTCGGTCGGCTATTACGGCGTGAACATCCAGGACAAGCTGGGCGAGGCGGCACGGATCAAGAAGCCGCTGATGCTGCACATCGCCGCCAAGGACGAATATGTCCCGCCGCCGGCCCAGAAGGCGATCGTCGACGGCCTCAAGGGCAATGCCCTGATCACCGTCCATACCTATCTCGAGATGAACCACGCCTTCGCGCGGCCGGGCGGGGCGCATTACGACAAGGCCTGCGCCGATCTCGCCAATGGCCGCACCGCCACCTTCTTCCGGCAGCATCTGAGTTGA
- a CDS encoding carboxylesterase/lipase family protein, protein MNAIRLALAAFCLNASAALAAPPQAVIDSGAVAGSSDGIVDVYKGIPYAAPPVGPLRWMPPAPAASWSGTRDATKFGAICPQPARPDPFDPPQPQSEDCLFLNVYAPHGARHAPVMVWIHGGAHRFGSGSQPVYDGSHFARDGVILVSLNYRLGLLGYFAHPALTKAAAPDAPLGDYGQMDQIAALQWVRRNIAAFGGDPDNVTVFGESAGGSSILFLLATPSAKGLFARAIVESGGGWFQPSSLMGRESEGAAFATRQGLPGADATPEQLRALPVDKTFDLPVTLGFGPFVDGRLIPHSPTTAFATGTAIDVPLMIGSNSFEASLMHSFGIPAATFTSRLTPETRAVYAADAKNEDTLAEAVFTDAVMGAPAHWIAAKAAGGAPSYLYYFAYVPTALRSIAAGANHGAEIPDVFDNAGPIATRLGITLSDQDLKMEALVHSCWVGFAKTGRPDCIGQSWPAFDPARDTLMSFGDAPGPVSDFRKAQYQVLQGALKPE, encoded by the coding sequence ATGAACGCAATCCGCCTCGCGCTCGCCGCCTTCTGTCTGAATGCATCGGCCGCGCTGGCGGCGCCGCCGCAGGCCGTCATCGACAGCGGCGCAGTCGCCGGATCGAGCGACGGCATCGTCGACGTCTACAAGGGCATTCCCTATGCCGCGCCGCCGGTCGGGCCGCTGCGCTGGATGCCGCCGGCACCGGCCGCGTCCTGGAGCGGCACGCGCGACGCCACCAAATTCGGCGCGATCTGCCCGCAACCCGCCCGCCCCGATCCCTTCGACCCGCCCCAGCCACAGAGCGAGGACTGTCTCTTCCTCAATGTCTACGCACCCCATGGCGCACGGCATGCGCCGGTGATGGTGTGGATCCATGGCGGCGCGCATCGCTTCGGCTCGGGTTCCCAGCCGGTCTATGACGGCAGCCATTTCGCGCGCGACGGCGTGATCCTCGTATCGCTCAACTATCGCCTGGGGCTGCTCGGCTATTTCGCCCATCCGGCCCTGACCAAGGCCGCAGCGCCCGACGCGCCGCTCGGCGACTATGGCCAGATGGACCAGATCGCCGCGCTGCAATGGGTCCGCCGCAACATCGCCGCGTTCGGCGGCGATCCGGACAACGTCACCGTGTTCGGCGAATCCGCCGGCGGCTCCTCGATCCTCTTCCTGCTCGCGACGCCGTCCGCCAAGGGCCTGTTCGCCCGCGCCATCGTCGAGTCCGGCGGCGGCTGGTTCCAGCCGTCCTCGCTCATGGGCAGGGAAAGCGAGGGCGCCGCCTTCGCGACCCGCCAGGGCCTGCCGGGTGCCGATGCGACGCCCGAACAGCTCCGCGCCTTGCCGGTCGACAAGACCTTCGACCTCCCTGTCACGCTCGGCTTCGGCCCCTTCGTCGATGGGCGCCTGATTCCGCATTCGCCCACCACGGCCTTCGCGACCGGCACCGCGATCGATGTCCCGCTGATGATCGGCTCCAACAGTTTCGAAGCCTCCCTGATGCATTCCTTCGGCATTCCCGCCGCCACGTTCACCAGCCGCCTGACGCCGGAGACCCGTGCCGTCTACGCCGCCGATGCCAAGAACGAAGATACGCTCGCCGAGGCGGTGTTCACCGACGCCGTCATGGGCGCGCCGGCGCATTGGATCGCGGCCAAGGCGGCGGGCGGCGCGCCGTCCTATCTCTATTACTTCGCCTATGTGCCGACCGCGCTGCGCAGCATCGCGGCCGGTGCCAATCACGGTGCCGAGATCCCCGACGTCTTCGACAATGCCGGCCCGATCGCCACGCGGCTCGGCATCACGCTTTCCGATCAGGATCTCAAAATGGAGGCGTTGGTCCATTCCTGCTGGGTGGGCTTCGCCAAGACCGGCCGACCCGATTGCATCGGGCAATCCTGGCCCGCCTTCGATCCCGCGCGCGACACGCTGATGTCGTTCGGCGACGCGCCGGGGCCCGTCAGCGATTTCCGCAAGGCGCAGTATCAAGTCCTGCAAGGCGCCCTCAAACCGGAATAG
- a CDS encoding glutathione S-transferase family protein, with the protein MITVSAFKWVPPFAQGVVRDLRVRWALEEAGMTYESKLIGFEDQKTPAYRAMQPFGQVPAYQEDGLVLFESGAILLHIARRSAILLPTDLAARDRAITWLFCALNTIEVVVQPYAELDAFHAGEAWTQARRPQLAARVRLRLQELAASLGDKDYLDGRFTAGDLMMTTVLRILRGTDFVAAEPALASYQQRCEARPAFQRALAAQMGDFEQR; encoded by the coding sequence ATGATCACCGTCTCCGCCTTCAAATGGGTGCCGCCCTTCGCGCAAGGGGTGGTGCGCGACCTGCGCGTGCGCTGGGCGCTCGAAGAGGCGGGGATGACCTACGAGTCCAAGCTGATCGGCTTCGAAGATCAGAAGACGCCCGCCTATCGCGCCATGCAGCCTTTCGGACAAGTGCCCGCCTATCAGGAAGACGGCCTTGTCCTGTTCGAGAGCGGCGCCATCCTGCTCCATATCGCGCGCCGCAGCGCCATTCTGCTGCCCACCGATCTCGCCGCGCGCGACCGCGCCATCACCTGGCTGTTCTGCGCCCTCAACACGATCGAGGTCGTGGTCCAGCCCTATGCCGAACTCGATGCCTTCCATGCCGGGGAGGCATGGACCCAGGCGCGGCGGCCGCAATTGGCCGCGCGCGTCCGGCTGCGTCTCCAGGAGCTGGCGGCGAGCCTGGGCGACAAGGACTATCTCGACGGCCGCTTCACCGCCGGCGACCTGATGATGACGACCGTGCTGCGCATCCTGCGCGGCACCGATTTCGTCGCGGCCGAGCCCGCTCTCGCGTCCTATCAGCAGCGCTGTGAAGCGCGCCCCGCCTTCCAGCGTGCGCTCGCGGCGCAAATGGGCGATTTCGAGCAGAGATAA
- a CDS encoding alpha/beta fold hydrolase gives MATIILVHGHMHGAWCWEKVVPLLEGKGHRVVAFDLPARGSDQMAHDAATLEHYVDATQMIVAAQAEPVVLVGHSAGGTVLSEVAERMPERVAKLIYVAAALLEDGQSIFSALVLNRPLDPALAVVGASAVKTDNRLIRHRFYNMSSDADAAAAIGKLCAEPIRPMTHAVRVTAERYGRVKRAFIQTRFDNAVPLDAQAAMCAALPCDPVIVMDTDHSPFLSAPEEFAAHIHALSA, from the coding sequence ATGGCGACCATCATCCTTGTCCATGGGCATATGCACGGTGCGTGGTGCTGGGAAAAGGTCGTGCCGCTGCTGGAAGGCAAGGGACACAGGGTGGTGGCCTTCGACCTGCCGGCGCGCGGGAGCGACCAGATGGCGCATGACGCCGCGACGCTCGAACATTATGTCGACGCCACCCAGATGATCGTTGCGGCGCAGGCCGAGCCCGTCGTGCTGGTCGGCCATTCGGCCGGCGGCACGGTGCTGAGCGAGGTGGCGGAGCGGATGCCCGAGCGTGTCGCGAAGCTCATCTATGTCGCGGCGGCGCTGCTGGAGGACGGGCAATCGATCTTCTCGGCCCTGGTGCTCAACCGGCCGCTCGATCCGGCGCTTGCGGTCGTGGGCGCCAGCGCCGTCAAGACCGACAATCGGCTGATCCGGCACCGCTTCTACAATATGAGCTCCGATGCCGATGCGGCGGCCGCGATCGGCAAGCTCTGCGCCGAGCCGATCCGGCCGATGACCCATGCGGTGCGGGTCACGGCGGAGCGCTATGGCCGGGTCAAGCGGGCCTTCATCCAGACGCGATTCGACAATGCGGTGCCGCTCGATGCCCAGGCCGCGATGTGCGCCGCCCTGCCCTGCGATCCGGTGATCGTGATGGACACCGACCACTCGCCCTTCCTGAGCGCGCCCGAGGAATTCGCCGCCCATATCCACGCGCTCAGCGCGTGA
- a CDS encoding quinone oxidoreductase: MKAIRFEKTGGPDVLHYVDVDLPQPAAGQVRVRHTAVGVNFIDTYHRSGLYKLPLPSGLGSEAAGVVEALGDGVATLKPGDRVAYAGAMGAYAEANNVAADRLVKLPDAIGDETAAAALLKGMTAQYLLKRTYPVTAGQTIVLHAAAGGVGLIAGQWARHLGVTVIGTVGSDDKRALAQANGAAHVLNSRDPDWPKQVRELTGGLGVPVVYDSIGKDTFAGSLDALAIRGMLVSFGNSSGAAPAFEPGILSAKGSLYVTRPTLAHYTRDARELQETADDLFAVIASGAVKIAVHQRFRLADAAKAHEALHSRATTGATVLIP; this comes from the coding sequence ATGAAAGCCATCCGCTTCGAAAAAACCGGTGGACCAGACGTCCTGCACTATGTCGATGTGGATCTTCCACAACCGGCCGCCGGCCAGGTGCGGGTCCGGCACACCGCTGTCGGGGTCAATTTCATCGACACCTATCACCGCTCCGGCCTCTACAAGCTGCCGCTGCCATCCGGCCTCGGCAGCGAGGCGGCGGGCGTGGTCGAGGCGCTCGGCGACGGCGTCGCGACGCTGAAGCCCGGCGATCGCGTCGCCTATGCCGGCGCGATGGGCGCCTATGCCGAGGCCAACAATGTCGCGGCCGACCGCTTGGTGAAGCTGCCCGACGCGATCGGCGACGAGACCGCGGCCGCCGCACTGCTCAAGGGCATGACCGCGCAATACCTGCTCAAGCGCACCTATCCTGTGACGGCCGGGCAGACCATTGTGCTGCACGCCGCCGCCGGCGGCGTCGGGCTGATCGCCGGGCAATGGGCCAGGCATCTCGGTGTAACGGTGATCGGCACGGTGGGCTCGGACGACAAGCGCGCGCTGGCCCAGGCGAACGGCGCGGCGCATGTCCTCAACTCGCGCGATCCCGATTGGCCGAAGCAGGTGCGCGAGCTGACCGGCGGCCTCGGCGTGCCGGTCGTCTACGATTCCATCGGCAAGGACACCTTCGCGGGCTCGCTCGACGCGCTGGCGATCCGCGGCATGCTGGTGAGCTTCGGCAATTCGTCGGGCGCGGCACCCGCCTTCGAGCCGGGCATCCTGAGCGCCAAGGGCTCGCTCTATGTCACCCGCCCAACGCTTGCACACTACACGCGCGACGCCCGCGAATTGCAGGAGACCGCCGACGATCTCTTCGCCGTGATCGCTTCGGGCGCGGTGAAGATCGCGGTGCA